Genomic window (Cololabis saira isolate AMF1-May2022 chromosome 10, fColSai1.1, whole genome shotgun sequence):
tttttattttctttctttctttcttcctgacCTTGAAGTGAACTTGCTGGAAGATTGGTAACTGTTTTCTCTGTGTAAGTTATCCTTCTACATAACCCTCTAGCAGATTATAGACAACAATTACAGGCTACATGTTTAGTGAATCTGAGATACAACTGACTTGCAAGAAAATATAACAGCTTTTagtatttattcatatatttttaGCCGCTACAACTCATCTTGTCATACATCCACATGGATCCTCTATGAAGGGCTTTTGAATGACACAATTCATTATAGAGAAAtgcataaataaacaaaacgaaAATGGTGCACTATAGGACAaaccatttatatatatatatatatcgtatTTTCTGGACCAGAAAAAGTTTCAATGTTTTTGACCCACTTTCTTTTATGTTGGCTTTGTACAATGTTCATCTGAAAGTCTTGGTATAAATAGATTAGCATAAATCTGCCCAAATTAGGTCAAACGGTCATGAAAACAACTCAAGGAGCTTTTCTTGGTGTCAGGCTGCAGTACATTTCCACAAAAGCATCCTGCGTGGGTCCTGTCTGCCTGATCCTTGCATCTATGATGAAGTGAATAACATCCAGAGATCAGCTGGAGAGCAGTGTTGCGCTAAACCTGCATGGGGGTTGGAGGGTTGGAGGGTTGGGGGTGTATGTGACACCGCCTTGCTTTGATGACGCTCGCCATCGGGAGACATTTGGACAGCCTTCAGCCTCTCTAACCCATATACCGAGCAACAAATGGTGCGTCCGTGCCGGAGATGTGTCCTCCCGCAGACCCCGCAGCCGTAGGATTCATCTGTTGATCGGATTGGAGACCATTATGATGAGCCGCAGCGGTCCGACTTCCAGGTAAGAACCGAGAGAGTCTATGGGAGGAAAATGATGGGAAGCAGGAGGGCATCGTCGGAGCTGTTTggagatttcttttcttttctttctttcttttttttttaagaagggCACGGGTTTGGGGTATTTATTTAGCCTGTTTGTCTGATGCAGACATGGAGCTATTGGTATGCAGATTGAGACTTCAGAGGTTTTCCAGgagatgagcagcagcagctgctgcacgcACCTCTCGTATAGCTTATTTCCCTCCCCCTCATAATTGCATGCTCCAGACTTGCTCTCATCAATGGCGGGATGATGTGTTATTCAGATGTCAGTGAGCCGCTTCTGTTGCTTGAATGCACCATTtccaggaagaagaaagaagagctcGGCACTGCagcttcctccatccatccagccagaGCTGAGGATGCTGAGGATGCTGAGGATGCTGCGCTGCAGGCGGACTGACTTCACTCCATCCCACTTGTTGGTCACATTAAGGCCTCAGTCACCTTCACCTGCATATCTGCTCATAACGACATGGATTAGCAGCATCTAAGGAAATATTAGTGAGGTAAAAGCGTCTTAAAATAGTGACTATTAAAGGGACACTCCCAAATTTagctttttcagtttttgcaaaaCATTTGATAATGAAGTCCAAAACAACTaaaggaaaaagtaaaatacactgcaaaaactcaaaatcttaacaagaatatttgtcttatttctagttaaaaagtctgatttttagtaaaaaaaaaaatctcattacacttaaaacaagactcgtcactggaaaaaacaacaattttcacatatttcaagtagattttcacttaaaataagtagaaaaatctttttagcttgtaatgaaaagataaatcttgtcccactggcagatttttctacttatttcaagtgaaaatgtacttgaaacaggtaaaaattgtcaaataagttatttttctggtaatgactcttgttttaagtgtaatgagattttttgactagaaataagacaaatattcctggtaagattttgagtttttgcagtgtagctaaCCAGATATCCAATTCTTAGAGAGGGTTACAACAATAGACAAAAAAGAATGAACTCCCCAATGTCTTCAAAAacacattcttttttttgcaaagtAGCGCAAATGAATCATTATGAAACAACAAATGACCCTAAAGAGGAAGCATGGCCATATTGAAACtcaaaaagacacaaaaatgtAACAGAATAACCAAATGACCCTGAAACAAAGAGATAAGTAAAGTGAAAGTGGgttcaaaataaatacaaaaaactgaaaaaaaagaaagtctacGCTGTCATTTGCtattttaatagttttagaTTCATTAACATGCAATCTGCCTGCGATTATTATATGACATTCTTCAATATACATTTTTGCAAAGTTTCTAAGACACATAAATGTCTGAGTTTTctaaatttatttcaaataaactATATGGAATAAAGTTTATTGATAGAGAAATTGGTGTAGCTCTTGGGAAAAGTCATTAAAGTTGCCTTTAGGCAAATCAAAACTAAAATCCAGTTGGGGTTGAGCTACTGGAATACCGTACAGATGCTGctagttttagtttattttacgtGATCTACTTTAACCCTTATTTCTAGCAGTGGTTGCAGTTATGACAAAGGTTTGAGTAGAAGTTGATGTCCATTCATCGTTCTGTCTGCATGTGCTGCAGGACTGTCTCTGAATGTCAGGAATGGCCCTTATAGAGCTCTGTTTTTGTGTGGTATCAGCATGAGTGATGCCTTACGAGTCTGTTTTCGAGCTGTAAGGGGTATTAATTGTCACCGTGGGCTGTATAAGCTGTTTGCAACCTCATATCACTCTTTCCTCAAGTCACTGACACAGATTTACCAACTGTCTTTACTGTGAACCTTTCACTGCTGCAAGACGCTTTGTCTCTCTTAGCTGCTTTAGGAGACAATCTGCTTAAGAATTTCTGTAAAGTCATGCACGTGTGCTCAGCCAGCTCATTTCCTGCTTGGTCTTTGTCATCTGTCCCCAAAATAAGACCTTCCAAATAGGTGGTCTGAACTGCTCGgccatgtgtgtttgttttgggCATGGAGCTCATTAGGTAGTGCTATCATTTTTAATCAGCAGCTGTGTGGTGAGCAGGCCAGGCTCGAGCTGCTTACCCGGGACTGGTCATACGCCATATGTTTGTCCAGTCCAGCGGAGActgcccccccccgccccctccgtcCTCCACCCCAACCATTCTAACCGGTTTCGCCGGCTTACTGTGGCTTTAGTGGCATCTGTGCTGTAAATTTAGGGCATAGCTGTCTGCTTGTCTGCCCGCTGGTTTAAGGCAGGGAAGTCAAGCTGTGATGTTTAGTTGCGCTGGTTTACTGTGTGGTGACACCATCTCTGCAAGCCCACAATGATCCTGAGCTCCTGCAGTATTGAGAGAATGGAGGAactgagagaggaggaggaggaggaggtaggAAAAGTTGTCTTTTATAACTGTTAACTTCAGATGAAGCTTTTATATTAACATGGAGgccacatttatttttatgcacGTGTTCATGTCCTTTGGTTCATCTGTAAACGTTGCTGCATTCTAGTGTCTAACACAAAAACTGCACAATGAGAACACTACTGGTATAAACGTTTACTATTGTTGAGTGATGTTgctgaaaaggagaaaaagcaaTCCATTTCTGTGTAATCTGTGTTCAAAGCAGAGGttgatgccttgaaaaaggtctatgaccgaaacgttggcctaatAAACTAGTGTACGgggagaagaaggtgtgcaggagttttctttttaaatttggctgcagcttttctcctccgacgcacctttctgcaaatCCGGTGTGCAATACGTTTTCTACTTTGTGTAAtagactaaaaaaaataaaacatttttctgtttttttgcagcTGAAATTTGAGGGGAGTGAAATGATTCCTAAGTCAGGAAAATCTCCAGCAGACTCACGAAAAAGTGTTGGCATCCATGAGTTTGCAGCACTCGCCAGATCCTCCTTAAATGGtgacctttttattttattttttatttattttatttccatgtGTCATTCTCTGTACACTTAATTGCCAGACTCTGACCTTGACTGCTCTGTTCAGGCATCTCTCAGGCAGTGAGGGACCATGTGACGAAGCCCACCTCCCTGGCTCAGGGCCGGGTCGCCCATCTCATAGAGTGGAAAGGTTGGCCCAAACCTGCAGGTCCACCAGCTGGCGCCCACTCCCAGCTCAGCACCTACAGTCACCTGACTGAAGGGGAGAAAGAAGCTCGCTTTGCTGCAGGTATTTGCTCcttttgttagtttttgcattttAGAGTAATATCAggtgaaattgtttttttttttccccgtacAAGTCACATGTCTGTTTGTGTGGACATGTGCATCCTCCTACTTAGCTTGATTTAACTACAGCTTCATCTCGTGACCAGCTCCCACCTTCTGTCATGCACCTAATCCCCTCAACCTCCCCGATGTCAGAAGTAAGCTCCGCCCAGCGCGCCGTCTCTTTGGTGACGGCTTGTCTTGGCAGCAGATGGTGGCCTATTAGACACACTCTCACATCACTTCACTGCCCACCAGCAGAGCCGTAGCTCCTCTTGCTTTGTTGTGACTCATCCTCTCTGGCACTGGTGACATCTTTGTGGTTTGATGAGGAGATTGAgtgagagagagtgagaaaagtagACCCATCTGATCTGTTTGGTAAATGATGTACGTcgtttctaattcttttttttttactgttcaaACTGATCAGGTGTCCAAAATATTATCTTgctatatttttttcaaaataaaagactgCGACCTTGAatcgttttatttaatttaactgTTTTCATCATGTTCAAAGTAGAAGGGCAACACCTACTCTGACGTGATGTCATCTTTCCACAAAACGAGCAGTTTAATCTTAAGGTCTTATGaaatcatccatccgtccgtccatccatccatccatccatctatccatccatccaggacCACCTCTTGGTTGGATATTCCCCAAACCAAAGATCAGAACATCACTGCCTGTGGCATCAGCTGCCACCTGTACCACATTTCTTCAGCCCTTTTGCAGGCGGTGGGTTCACAGATGGCTAATCCAGGTTTTCCTTCTGGACTAAGCCTGACAGGGACACGTGGGTGAAACTCGGTCATCGGACGCTCACAATTGAGTCCCTTCCAGGATGCGGCACCCCAGGACTGGGTGTGGGACGCCGTACTCCTTGTTGTACCTTGTCCATATGTGTGTATTTGAATTGCCCTTAGTCTGGTCCGTCCCCCAGGACCGGTTTTCATCGGTAGACCCTACCAGGGCCCATTACCCCCCAACAGTATCGCTCCTAGGATCATTAGGGCACACAAAGATCTCCACGGCAATAAGTGGTTCAATCGCTGGAAGCTTGTGaacaatggagaaaataatgtaaCATTATGAAACTCTTCGTCCGAGTCCCAGTATGATGAAAACAAATATGAATTTGACAGAGCCACACTTTCATAAGAAGGTCTGtataaaaaaagtgtaaatcaGCAGTGGAGGACAGGGAATCACTTCTGGTGCAGGTCATAATCAGATACATTTCACAAGCATAACAAACACCACTTTTAATTACCAGGTAGATTATTACCATACTGTACTCGAGCAGAAAAATGGTGGAGGATTTATTTCTTCTTTAAGTTGTTCATACATAATCTGACACAGCAGATGGGGTTTTACACAGAGCCAtctgtgaagtttttttttctggaaagCAAGTTTGGAAAAGGGCAGATATGTTCAAGAAGGGGAAAAACAACATTGGCAGGTGTTTGGATGAATCATCTGTCTATAACCATGTACCAGTGGTGAGCTGCAACCAGTCAGTTCGTTGTCGTTGAGCCAACTGTTGGACTCAAACGTTTGCTGCAACCGTTTGAGAGTAAAGTGAACACATCTTTTCCACAGAGGAATCTTGTCCTTGtctaatgttgttttttgtctttgtctcAGTCACTGAAATACTCAAGAATTAAGTGGCAGTGTAAGCATCTGACCTAAAACCCCACATATACCAGCAACAACTGTGGCTCTGCCAGAAACAGCTTAGAGCTTGCCAAGCTGCAGGATTTTCTGATGGTGATCTTCCAAATCCCATAAGAATCCTGCTGTCTTGTGAAGCAAATTCAATAATACAGTCATTTATTTGGTGGAACTGCTCTCCTGTAGCCATTGTCTAATTTTAAGTTTTTCAAGAATAAAATCCGTGCGAAAAAAAAGGGACCTAGCCACAATGTCAAATTTGTGAAGTATGAGTTTACTATACCTCTTTAGCAATATGCATTCAAAAAATACTGGGAAGGTGGttatgataaaaataaaaacggtgatTCTATTTActattctattgtattctatTTATCTATTCTATTTACGTTGACTTTTAGCGCAAACAGTGTGAACCTAAGACTGATACCAAACAATGATGATTAAGCCAATCATCATTGTTTCAGATCTACTCGTTATGTTCATTTCtgcttcattcatttttttggcCTGTCATCCTCTTAGGAGTGGCTGAGCAGTTTGCCATTGCTGAGGCAAAGCTGCGTGCCTGGGCGTCTCTGGATGATGACGATGGGGAAGACTCCATTGATGAAGATTCCCCCACCTGTGGACAGACTCTAACCGTGTCTAAGAGCTCAGGTATGTTACATTTCCACCATTTCATCCATTTCATCCCATGATGTTCATCCTTTTCATGCATCATTACTGACAAAGTACCTCATCTTCCCATTCCATCCCTCACTAATACATCCACCTCCAGGAGTTCTCACTCTCTGCTCCTCCCTCAGACGCCACTACGTTCAGTCCTATCAGCGAAGCGCCAGGCCAACCTGAGATCCAGAGCAGCGGGGCAGAACCCTCCGACTGTCCAgtgagctccagcagcagcagcagtctgcTCTGCAACGTTCCTCCAACTCTCAATGACCTCCCCGCATCACAGACCAACTCGCCCACTTTGCCCAGCGACTGCATGAGGTCattcctggaggaggaggaggaggaggaggaggaggagcggctgGATGGTCTGGAGGAGCAGCTGGCTCCTTTGCAGGAGCAGCGCAGTGAGGTCTACAACAAGATAGAATGGAGGCCCCGGGCCAGGAGCAGCAGGTTCGACTCCTGCTACTCCACCTCTCACTCCGAGTCCCccggagaggaggaagaggaggatgaggaagacGAAGGCAGTGTGTTTCATGAGGTTCGAGTTTGGCACTGCAGCCCAAGGGGCTTCTTCTCTGACCGGGCGTCTTCTGGAGTGGCGTCATTCgacgaggaagaggagagagaagagggagaggatgagaagaaggaggagaaagaatatttcatgtgattggtcaTCGACCTTTACGTCCTATTGAGTCTGTGTTGATTCTGATATGACTAAAGCTGTTCTGCTTGCACTGTAAACccctttcctcttcctcctttccatcccctCATCATTTCTCCTCCACTTGCAGCCTTCTGTTCCTCATCCCCCAGGCCTTTTCTTATCTTTCTCCCCTGTTTATATTTGCTGTAAACAGTGTTCATGTTGGAAAGTTCCACCAGAACGTAATGCTGTTGTTGAAACTAagttttgtacatttttgtgAGTGGTCAAGTGTTGCTATCGAGTTGGTTTTTTTCTATGGACATGTTTTgtagtgtagttttttttttttctctctctttttgtgCGGGTCATGCTGTGTCCTGTGAGTTTGATATGGAGAGTCTACATATTctacataaataaacatgattttttggaaacaagagcCTTCGTTGTTCTTCAAAACACCAGCTAAactcagaaaaaagaaatacaattagCCATTGtttttcaatgtattttacTTTAAATTTAATCATTCACTCATGTACAAAAACAGTTTAATGTTCTCTGAAAAATAACAATGGCTGTTGATTTAAAATGCATAATCCTCCCATGTACAGTAGCATGTACGTGATTGGCATCCATGTATTTTCATATGTACAAAGCATATACAAGCCAGTGCCATATAAAGGGAAATCTTACAGACTTATTGCTTAACTAGATACGATGCAAAGGAGCTTATATGCTTTCTACGGTTAATTCCTTATACATTACCTTATATGGCGAGCACTACTGCACATTCTATATGCCACCAAAAATTTAAGACATTAATTGCACAAATGCATACAtagactgaagaaaaaaaaagagttagaTGTGTTACAGTTTTTAATCATGTAATATTGAAATATGGCTCAAGAGTGTTGTATGAAGCTAAAATATATCCATTAGAGGGTCCATTCAAGTGcccacacacactcgctttgCTCTACAATAGTTTTTGGGGGCTCTTACATTTCTCAACACTGCATCAGAGGTCAGGCTGGTTTTCATGTGCTAAAGATGGGTTACATACCTACACGCTGCACACAGCAGCTCAAGTGCTGCTCTCTTGTCGTGATAAAATATGTTAAACTCACACACAGTTTGCAGAGGAAATAGTGACACTGGCTGTCTACGTTGCCCTTATTGAATCCTCCCCCGTAAAGCCAAATGAGGCTACATGTGGATTGTTTCGGTGTTGGGTAGAGCCCTGTGTGAAGCTTTGGGGATCTTTGGAAGCTgcctttgtcttttttaaaatttttatttaatagaTCTAGCCGGTAGTACACTTAACGGattaatatgcatgttttaatatgagacagtaaaataaacacaaattcTGATAACATTGTGTTGTGATGCGGCTGCTGATATTGCAGTCTGCAGGGATTTCACATTTACTGcattaaaaatataaattatttgCATATCAGCTGACATATAAACCAACACCATTACATCTTGTAATAAGCCACAAAGTCTGgtcctctaaaatattagtCCAGTGCTCGTGAATAGGTAGTTTTCTGAATTACAACAATCATGTGCTCATTTGAATTATTTCTTTGTTCTTCTGTGCTTCGTCAGTAATTATTCCATCGATGTTTATGCCTGGATTATCCGCGCGTGACTCATTTCTGTCCTTGTAATGTTTGGTGTCAAGCTATTAGTATATTGTTTTGGCAAATTAAATCGAATAATCTGGACCAAATTTAGGTATGGAAAGGAACGTTTTtcttgcaaacacacacacaaacacaggcaGACgtctgtaaacacacacaaaacggTAAAGTTAGTAATATTCTATAAGTTCTTATAGTCAACAAATCCAACTTTAAAGATCAAACTAGTGTGGTGCAAGAACTTGAGCCAATGTTTAGTGTCAGGTCGTcactgttattaaaaaaaaaaaaaaaactctaaaaaaaacacattgagTTGCAGTGTCAGACCATTTAACATGATCCTCCATTACAGTAAATACAGCTACTCAAGGGATTTGGAGGATTTGAAGCTTAACATTGCTAACAAATGTACTACTCAGAACAGTCTGTGGCTGTTATAGTAAGATGCTGTAGAGATAAACAATATAGCAATATGTCTGAAACCTACCTTCAGCATATAAAGTGACACTGTAAAAATTGTCCTCATCATTGCATCCTTGTAACATTACTTGAACTCCCAAGTGGATTCTTAAAGTGGCCATATTAACCTTATTTTGAAGCATGTCATTTTAATCCCTGGTATCTCCAGAGTAGCTTTGCATCCAACATAACTCCAAACATCAGACAGATTTTTTTGGGTCGTTGTCAGGTTGTCTTGCGTGAGACTGAACACCAGAATGACTTCAAGACTCCAAGTTACGAGACAGCAGGTTATGTAGTCTGACAAGCACAGCAATTGGCTGACATTGAAAGTAGTCTAGTGTGATCTGAAGCCACTTTTAAGAACAAAAAGGAGTCAAAAATATTACAGCCTGGTCAACAACACTTCTAACATTCATGTGAGATGCTGTTAATGCGGAGCTGCAGGGCCAATCTCCTTCTGTCAAACCTCAcgccagtggcgtcaattcagtggaagctaaggtatggcaaggtaacgagtcacagaacttaactagagtatcaatcaacacgtccagcaaatactcatcacagaagtctgctatgtagcttatttgtgtggtcaagaaaatttgaactttttcaaatgcagtctcgctcactgcaaaaactcaaaatcttaccaggaatatttgtcttatttctagttaaaatgtctcatttttagtcaaaaaatctcattacacttaaaacaagagtcattaccagaaaaataacttgttatttgaccattttcacctgtttcaagtaaattttcacttgaaataagtagaaaaatctgccagtgggacaagatttatcttctcattacaagcaaaacaatcttgttccattggcagatttttctacttattttaagtgaaaatctacttgaaacaggtgaaaatggttgtttttgagtcttgtcttaa
Coding sequences:
- the fam131aa gene encoding protein FAM131A isoform X1, which encodes MILSSCSIERMEELREEEEEELKFEGSEMIPKSGKSPADSRKSVGIHEFAALARSSLNGISQAVRDHVTKPTSLAQGRVAHLIEWKGWPKPAGPPAGAHSQLSTYSHLTEGEKEARFAAGVAEQFAIAEAKLRAWASLDDDDGEDSIDEDSPTCGQTLTVSKSSDATTFSPISEAPGQPEIQSSGAEPSDCPVSSSSSSSLLCNVPPTLNDLPASQTNSPTLPSDCMRSFLEEEEEEEEEERLDGLEEQLAPLQEQRSEVYNKIEWRPRARSSRFDSCYSTSHSESPGEEEEEDEEDEGSVFHEVRVWHCSPRGFFSDRASSGVASFDEEEEREEGEDEKKEEKEYFM
- the fam131aa gene encoding protein FAM131A isoform X2; this translates as MIPKSGKSPADSRKSVGIHEFAALARSSLNGISQAVRDHVTKPTSLAQGRVAHLIEWKGWPKPAGPPAGAHSQLSTYSHLTEGEKEARFAAGVAEQFAIAEAKLRAWASLDDDDGEDSIDEDSPTCGQTLTVSKSSDATTFSPISEAPGQPEIQSSGAEPSDCPVSSSSSSSLLCNVPPTLNDLPASQTNSPTLPSDCMRSFLEEEEEEEEEERLDGLEEQLAPLQEQRSEVYNKIEWRPRARSSRFDSCYSTSHSESPGEEEEEDEEDEGSVFHEVRVWHCSPRGFFSDRASSGVASFDEEEEREEGEDEKKEEKEYFM